From a single Piliocolobus tephrosceles isolate RC106 chromosome 21, ASM277652v3, whole genome shotgun sequence genomic region:
- the CLDND2 gene encoding claudin domain-containing protein 2 gives MGVKRSLQRGGILLSLVANVLMVLSTATNYWTRQQEGHSGLWQECNHGICSNIACQTTLAVTAACMVLAVGVGVVGMVMGLRIRCNEGESLRGQTTSAFLFLGGLLLLTALIGYTVKNSWKNNVFFSWSYFSAWLALPFSILAGFCFLLADMIMQSTDAISGFLVCL, from the exons ATGGGGGTGAAGCGGAGCCTCCAGAGAGGGGGCATTCTGCTCAGCCTCGTGGCCAACGTCCTCATGGTGCTCTCCACGGCCACCAACTACTGGACCCGCCAACAAGAGGGCCACAGTGGCCTGTGGCAGGAATGCAACCACGGCATCTGCTCCAACATCGCCTGCCAGA CCACGCTGGCCGTGACTGCGGCGTGCATGGTGCTAGCGGTGGGTGTCGGCGTGGTGGGCATGGTGATGGGACTGCGGATTCGGTGCAACGAGGGCGAGTCGCTGCGGGGCCAGACCACGAGCGCCTTCCTCTTCCTCGGCG GACTGCTGCTGCTGACCGCCTTGATAGGCTACACGGTGAAGAACTCGTGGAAGAACAACGTCTTCTTCTCTTGGTCCTATTTTTCTGCGTGGCTGGCCTTACCCTTCTCAATTCTCGCGG GCTTCTGCTTTCTACTGGCAGATATGATCATGCAGAGCACCGACGCCATCAGTGGATTCCTCGTGTGTCTGTGA
- the NKG7 gene encoding protein NKG7, which translates to MEPCRSLALLVGFLGLVFCLIALSTDFWFEAVGPTHSAHSGLWPTGHGDIIAGYIHVTQSFSILAVLWGLVSVSFLVLSCIPSLSTPGHGPLVSTITAFAAALSMAVAMAVYTSERWDQPPHPQIQAFFSWSFYLGWVSAILLLCTGALSLGAHCGSPRPGYETL; encoded by the exons ATGGAGCCCTGCCGGTCCCTGGCCCTGCTTGTGGGGTTCCTGGGCCTGGTGTTCTGCCTGATTGCTTTGAGCACCGATTTCTGGTTTGAGGCTGTGGGTCCCACCCACTCAGCTCACTCGGGCCTCTGGCCAACGGGGCATGGGGACATCATAGCAG GCTACATTCATGTGACGCAGAGCTTCAGCATTCTGGCTGTCCTGTGGGGCCTGGTGTCCGTGAGCTTCCTGGTCCTGTCCTGCATCCCCTCACTGTCCACCCCAGGCCACGGCCCCCTTGTCTCAACCATCACAGCCTTTGCTGCAG CCCTCTCCATGGCAGTGGCCATGGCGGTGTACACCAGCGAGCGGTGGGACCAGCCTCCACACCCCCAGATCCAGGCCTTCTTCTCCTGGTCCTTCTACCTGGGCTGGGTCTCAGCTATCCTCTTGCTCTGCACAG GTGCCCTGAGCCTGGGTGCTCACTGTGGCAGCCCCCGGCCTGGCTATGAAACCTTGTGA